Genomic window (Trueperaceae bacterium):
CCATCGACACGCTCCAGGCCGTCAAGGTCGCCAAGGCGGCGGGCGCCTTCACCGTCGCCGTCACGAACAGGCTCAAGAGCCCTCTCGCCAAGGTGGCCGACCGCAGCCTGTTCGCCTCGCCCCCCGAGTCGCCGCTCACGGGCGGCGACGTCTTCGCCAAGATCGGCCAGCTCCTAGTGCTTGAGGGGCTCGTGCGGCTCATGGCGGAAGCGGACGACGAGTTCAAGGAGGGCGTGCGGCGCACGGCCCAGGTCGTCGCGGACAGGAGCATGTGAAGCGTGGCGCAAGCCCCCGTACTCGCCATGGACGTCGGCGGCACCAAGCTGGCAGTCGCGCTCGTGCGTGGGGCGGAGGTCGTCGACCAGGAGCTGGCGAGCACCCCTGCCAACGACGGTCCGGAGGCGGTCGTCGCGGCGCTCGGAGTCGCCGCGACCAGCCTCCTCGCGCGCGCCGCCGAGGCCCCGGTGGCCCTGGGCGTGGCTTGCGCGGGCTTGGTCCGCGCCGGCAAGGTGCGGGCCGTCAGCCGCGACCTGCTGCCCGGTTGGGACGACTTCCCGCTCGTGGAGCGGTTGGAACGCGCCCTCGACCTGCCCGCCCTTGGCCTGCCCGTCGTGGCCCTGAACGACGCGCAGGCCGCGGCCTACGGTGAGGCCCTGCACGGCGCCGGGCGCGGGCGCGGCTCGTCCTTCTTCGTCACGGTGTCCACCGGGGTCGGGGGCGGCTTCGTCGTCGGCGACCGGCTCTGGCAGGGGGCGACCGGCCTCGCCGGCCACCTGGGCCACATGGGTGGCGGCGTGCTCGAGCGGATGACGTCTGGCACCGCGCTGGAGCGCAGGGCGGCGGAGTTCGGCCACGCCGCCACCGCCCGTGAGATCGTGGCCGCCGCCGATGAACGGCAGCCGTGGGCGCGCGGCCTCCTGGAAGGCGCGGCGGCGGCCCTCGCGGCGGCGCTGGTGGACGTGAAGTACGTCGTGGACCCCGAGGTGATCGTCCTGGGCGGCGGCGTCGGACTGAACCCCGCGTTTCGGGCGGCGCTCGAGGTCGCCTTCCTCGGCGTAGACGAGGCACTGCGGACCCCGGTGCTGGCGGCAGAGCTCGGCGCGGCGGCCGGGCTCGTTGGTGCGGCGGCGTGGGCCGGGAAGCGCGGCTAGGACCGCGAGCAGGTCGGCGCGCGTGGCGAACCCCATGTACCTCAGGTCCCATGCGAGCCAACCGCTCTCGTCGCCCGTGAGCTCGTGGAGCCAGAGCACGGGACCTGTTCGCACGCTCAGTCGCCCGGAACCCGCGCCAGCCTGCCCAAGGTCATGTCCACCCCGGCGGCGCAGCCCCTGACCGTCGGGTCGGCGGCCGACGGCGTCCAGCCCGCGCTGATGTCCTCGGCGCGGTAAGCGATGAGCGCCTCGCCTACGGGGGTGACGGCCACGGCCGGCTGCCTGAAGAACCAGTAGCCCACGTTGCAGCCGCGGTAGAGGAAGATGTCGTCCGCCGGGAGGTCCTCGCCCGTCTCCACGGTGACCGCGCCCCAGTCGTCCGACCCGGAGCGGCCGACGCAGTCGTTGTCGCACGTGCCGAGGTAGATGTTGGAGCCGTGCGTGTACACGAGCCTGGGGTGCTCGGCGGCCGTGAGGACGAGCTGGAGACCGTCTCCCAGCCGCAGCGCCGGCTCACCCGAGACGAGGGCGATGGCCGTCCAAGCCTCGCCTTCGGCGGCCGTGCAGTCCGCGTCGCACTCGAAGTACGCGAGGAAGCGCTCGCCGTCGTTCTGGCCAAGGAACGCGAGGCGCGCCCCGCCCGCGGCCGTGACCGCCAGGCTGACGGACGGCTGGATCTCCTCGACGTAGCGGTCGAAGAACGCGTGGCCGAGGCCGATGCCCGGCCAGTTGTCGACCTCCTCGGAGCCGCAGTCGGCCTCGCACCTCAGGTAGGCGACGAGGTCGGCGCCCTCGACGGTGATGACCGCCGCGACGTGCGCCACACCGCTCGGGTCGTACACGAACGTGGGCTCGAGCCAGCTCTGCTCGCTGATCAGCCCGCGTCGCCAGCTGGCGGGGTCGAGGCAGCTCGCGTCGCAGGCGAAGAACAGCGTGCCGGGGTCGGGGGCGAAGAGCCCGAGGTAGGTCTGCTCCGCGTGCATGAGGAAGCGCGGGTGGCCGTCGGGGTCGAGCGCGAACGCCTCGCCCGTCAGCTCCCAGCCGCCGTCATGCGTGTAGACGTTGGCGAGCGACCACGCGCGGTCGTCGCGGCAGTCGCCGCTGCATTCGGCGTAGAAGACGGAGTCGTGCGTGGCGAGCAGGAGCCTCGGCCTGCCGGCGCCGTCGAGCGCGACGAGGGCGTTGCCGACGGCGCCGGCCTCGCCCGTCTCGAACACGACGGTCCACATCTCCTCGGCGCTGCCGCAGCCGGGCGGGCAGTAGGCGTACACGGCGCCGGCGGCGGCGACGAGGGGGTAGACGAGGTGGAGGCCGCCGTGGGCGTCTGCCCGCACGCGCGGGTCGCCGGTGTTGTAGACCTCGTCGCCGGTCGGCAGGAAGAACGGTTGCGCGAGGGCGCAGGCGGCGAAGCCCAGCACCAGCCAGACGAGCGCCAGGCGTGAGGCGCGGAGGGTGGGGCGGGAGCGTCTCGGGGCGCTACGTGGCGCGGTAAGGGAGGCTCTATTGGCTCGCATAGCTGGACCATTATGCCGTGACGGGGGCGGCCACGGAACTTGCCTGCGGGTGGCCGGGGAACGTGCGTGCCCGGGCAGTCCGGCGCGAACGGTTCGGTAGTCGCGGGGAACGCGCGTTCCGGGGCCAGACACTCAGCCGAGGAACCGCCGCGCCTCGTCGGGGGTGGGCAGCCGACAGGAGTCCTTGCGGCCGAACCACCGGTAGCGGCGCTTCGCGACGAAGTCGTATACGGCGTCGCGCAGCCCCACCGGCAGGACGACGTACACGCTCAGCACGGGCCAGAGCCCGTTCAGGTGCTTGAGGAGTCGCAGCACGGCGGTGGAGCGGTCGTAGATGCGGCCGCCCTCGATCAGGAAGACGGTCGGCGGGTCGTCGTTCGCGCGCTCCGGCAGCGAGCCGTGCGGGAGCTGCGCCGCGTAGCGGGCGAGCAGCGCCACGCCCACGTCCGACTGCAGCGCGGCGAAGCGCACCTTGCCCTGCGGGTCGCGGTCGATCACGAAGCTAACGGCCGCGTTGCAGAGGTTGCAGACGCCGTCGAAGAGGAGGACGGGGCCGGCCTCGGAAGGGGCCGTTACCTGTGCGTCGATCCCAGGGGCCGCCTCGGCATCGACCACGGAGCGCGCGGCCTGCGCGTCGACCCCGGTGGCCGCCGCCTCACGACCGGTTGTCGCTTGGCTCGAAAGCTCGTCCGAAGGTGCCGTCACGCTTCAAGTCTGCCACGTCCCTGTCGTGCGGTGCGTTCCGGTGCAGCGCGGCGGCGAGTACACTCCCGGCGTATGAGCCTCATGCAGCGGTTGATCGGGGCGGCCTTGCGGCCCCGCGTGAAGAGTAAGGCCAAGGGCAAGACGTTCGAACGGCTGGCCGAACAGCTCGTCGCCTCGCGTGACTACCTGATGCCGCGGGTTCTGGCGGCCAAGGACACGCCCGGCAACAGGGAGGTCATCAACCACTGGCTCGGCATCGAGCGTTGGAGCCTGAGCAACGCGCAGAGCTGGGAGGACCCTCCCACCCCACGGTCGTACCGCCCCTTCAGGCTGCCGGAAGGCGCGACGCTCGCCGAGCTGCAGAACGGCTTCGCCGGCGCGCGCGAGGCGAGCATAGCCAGCGCGCGGGAGTTCGCGCGCAGCGGCGTGAACCCCGAAGCCG
Coding sequences:
- a CDS encoding ROK family protein; this translates as MAQAPVLAMDVGGTKLAVALVRGAEVVDQELASTPANDGPEAVVAALGVAATSLLARAAEAPVALGVACAGLVRAGKVRAVSRDLLPGWDDFPLVERLERALDLPALGLPVVALNDAQAAAYGEALHGAGRGRGSSFFVTVSTGVGGGFVVGDRLWQGATGLAGHLGHMGGGVLERMTSGTALERRAAEFGHAATAREIVAAADERQPWARGLLEGAAAALAAALVDVKYVVDPEVIVLGGGVGLNPAFRAALEVAFLGVDEALRTPVLAAELGAAAGLVGAAAWAGKRG
- a CDS encoding thiol-disulfide oxidoreductase DCC family protein, translated to MTAPSDELSSQATTGREAAATGVDAQAARSVVDAEAAPGIDAQVTAPSEAGPVLLFDGVCNLCNAAVSFVIDRDPQGKVRFAALQSDVGVALLARYAAQLPHGSLPERANDDPPTVFLIEGGRIYDRSTAVLRLLKHLNGLWPVLSVYVVLPVGLRDAVYDFVAKRRYRWFGRKDSCRLPTPDEARRFLG